The genomic segment GTGCCCGGGATATGGAGTTGATTTCAACATTCGTGAAAAGACAAGGCTGAAGTCACGGAATTGAAGTGTATCTCCGTGCATCAGGTTTCTGCGCACGGCATTGGCATCATACCCTAACGGTTCATGCTCAGCCCAATCCTCTCGTTTTATTACATTTTCAGGAAGCCTGGCAGAATCCCTTATGGCTGATTCAATAACTTCTGTTTTGATCGGCTCAGAAAGCTCACCCTCTACTCCCGCACGATTTACCCCGGAAACGACAATATCGGACGGACGCTTCATCCCTTCTCCTCCAAAAAAATCGATCTCACGATGAAAAGCGGGATAGTATTCCACTTCCCATTGCCCATTTAATTTTGTTCTCACAAGCCACCATTGAATATCATCTCCATTTTGTGGTTGAAGAGTTAGCGACCAGTAAGAGTTAAAATCGTGAAATGTAACCGCCGGTGCATCCGGAACAGTTGTTGAGATCCAGGGGGATGCAGGAATCAGTGATGGATATGCATTCGGCCCGGCGGCAAGAATTTGGTTGAAATCATCGGGGTTTTCCATGAACGTTTTCATGCTGAAGTGAACGGCACCGGTTACATTCGGAAATGCCCGTGATGTATATAATTGGCCGGTGATTTCATTCGCCGGCCATGATGATAAAATTCGGCTAGTAAACAGTCCCGGCCAGATATGCCGGTTGTAATCGTTCTGCTCCACCCACCAATCCAGCATGATGGGAAACGGCTGCCCAACCTGATCCAGACGATAATAGATCTGAGGTGTAAAATAATCCACCCAGCCCTCCTTCAGCCAGAGCCGGGCATCGGCATAGAGTTCATTGTAAGCATCGAATCCGGTAGTATACTCAGGATAACCCGGCCGCCAGATTCCAAACGGACTGATCCCAAATTTTACGTGAGGTTTTACTTGTTTGATCTCTTCAGACAGTTCTCTCATCAATGTATCCACATTACTTCGCCGCCAGTCTTTCCGGGAGAGTGTGGTACCCTTTTCAACGGCTCTTTGCCAGCTTTCGGTATCCGGAAAATCGGCTCCATCAGCGTAGGAGGGATAGGGATAGAAATAATCGTCAAAATGCACGCCGTCGATATCATAGCGCTCAACCACATCTAAAATGACATCGATTGTATGCTGACGAACCTCAGGAATGCCGGGATCGAGCCAAAGATAATCGCCATATTCATGAACCCAATCGGGTTGAATTTTGCTGATATGATCGGGCGAAATTTCTGATTTATCTGAAGGATGGCCGGCACGATAGGGATTGAACCAGGCGTGTAATTCCATTCCCCGTTTATGAGCTTCTGTTACAGCAAACTCAAGCGGATCATATGCAGGCAATGGCGGTTGTCCCATTTTCCCGGTCAGGTAGTACGACCAGGGTTCATGGGGTGAGGGGTAGAGAGCATCAGCCGCAGGACGAACCTGGAAAATGATGGCGTTGAAATTCAATGCAGCAGCACGATCCAGGATGTCAATCATCTCTTCTTTCTGTCTGTCCACGGGCAGGCCGGGCTCAGAAGGCCAGTCGATATTTGCAACAGTAGCCACCCAAATGGCCCGAAATTCACGGTTTGGTTTGAGACCGTCAACCTGCTGAACCGATGGTTTTTCAATCTCTGGTGGTTGTTGTTCCTCAACGATAGATTCGGTGGACCGACAACTTAGTATAGTCAGCCATAGAATTGGTAACAGAAGAAATAAACGAATCTTCAAAAGCCCTGATATCATTTGATGAAGTTTTTATTGGGTTGAAATATCAAAAATTATTGACCAAATGATAAGGTTTTTTTGCGAACGGAGTAACCACGGGGATAAATATTCATAATCAAAAATATCTCTGCGCCATTTCAGATGATTCTATCAGAAAAGGGAAGGTTCAAGAATTAGCGGGGGCAGCAGGATTGTTCTCTCAATATTCGTGGATCAAATAGAAACGTATTGCATAAAGATCCAATCATTTTAAAAATGAAGTTTCCAACAAATATGTGTGACAGAACTGATAATAATATTTCGCATTAGTTATTAGAGATAGGATGGAGATGATTGATTTAGATATTCAAAAACTTTTCTACTCCAACCTTTTTAATGCCAGAGAGACTTAGAAAAAGGAATTAAATTATGAGATCTAATTATTTGCGAATTCTTACCATAACAATTTTTCTGCTAACACTAATAGTGACATCATGCAAGGATTCAACCAGTTCTGAAAGTTCATTCATCGAAATTACTGACAGTTCATATTCTGTTGTTCAATTAAATGGATGCGACATTGATTCGGGTGCTTCAGCCACACGGTTTCAATTTGTATTGAACTTTGATTCAAGTTCAGGAGTAGATATTAGTGGAATTGAGTTCGACATTTTATTTGAAAGCGGTACGGAAGGTGAAAATATTTTTGAAGATGACTTTGAAGTCGTTGGACAATCACTTGAATTTGACTTCTGCTTTAGATTTGGAAGTTCTTCATCATGGATTGAAATCTATCCATCTATTCTGGCTAATAATGAGGAGTTAGTAAGTAATGAAATTACGATCAGGATAGAGAGGCCGGAGGATGCCAATAAAAATTCATAATAGATTGATTTTGATTATTCATCAAGATGATCAAATAACTGATTTTTAAATCACATTCGGGATTCTCGGCCTATCTTTTGACTTAAATGTGGTTAAACCAATTACTTTTTCCTTATTTCCAAGTCAGCTGTAGCAGACGGTAATAGATACCTTTTCCATTATCTAAGGCCTTTTTGTAATCTTACTTTCCGAAATCTATCAGATGTAATCTAAAGTGCCACAAACCGCTAAACAGTTACAATAAATTCCAATAAGGAGAGTCCATTATTTGATCACACTTACCCTGACACTTTTTTGATAGGCAGACCCAGCTTCAGGCGTGACAGTTAACCGCAGAATGTATATTCCCGACGATAAACCACCAGAATTCCATTCTTTAGTAAAGGTACCAGCAGACTGCGAATCGCTAAGGATC from the Balneolaceae bacterium genome contains:
- a CDS encoding family 10 glycosylhydrolase, with translation MKIRLFLLLPILWLTILSCRSTESIVEEQQPPEIEKPSVQQVDGLKPNREFRAIWVATVANIDWPSEPGLPVDRQKEEMIDILDRAAALNFNAIIFQVRPAADALYPSPHEPWSYYLTGKMGQPPLPAYDPLEFAVTEAHKRGMELHAWFNPYRAGHPSDKSEISPDHISKIQPDWVHEYGDYLWLDPGIPEVRQHTIDVILDVVERYDIDGVHFDDYFYPYPSYADGADFPDTESWQRAVEKGTTLSRKDWRRSNVDTLMRELSEEIKQVKPHVKFGISPFGIWRPGYPEYTTGFDAYNELYADARLWLKEGWVDYFTPQIYYRLDQVGQPFPIMLDWWVEQNDYNRHIWPGLFTSRILSSWPANEITGQLYTSRAFPNVTGAVHFSMKTFMENPDDFNQILAAGPNAYPSLIPASPWISTTVPDAPAVTFHDFNSYWSLTLQPQNGDDIQWWLVRTKLNGQWEVEYYPAFHREIDFFGGEGMKRPSDIVVSGVNRAGVEGELSEPIKTEVIESAIRDSARLPENVIKREDWAEHEPLGYDANAVRRNLMHGDTLQFRDFSLVFSRMLKSTPYPGHFMGISSEKKDSTEINERVTVQLYRNGVSEQFFLQPGEAMNWYGYHVGLIDTNFDSGM